From the Desulfovibrio sp. JY genome, one window contains:
- a CDS encoding SGNH/GDSL hydrolase family protein: MKRFFSALWKTVKWGVIGVLCLEVLSFAVITTTNWIIYGNLREGPKAVYDPYALFLMGNGIWPTANIGYVENHPELSRVIWFFGGSTMRASAAPYQHSIPSLLAKTLNATGKPYAYNCFNFGVNSFNSLLEVKYLEKQLIEYPIRPQLVVFYDGANDANYFAVQKTPYAHEGRERVKGVIESYYKAGYGILKPLNAAYYASFTRELLQKLLYTAKPVDPDSPELAKFVDLTVKRYDFANTVCAAYGARFLLFLQPVYWVETCHGENAAVAASEKKTILGRKTFPHVRDNFMTVYAALEKGLAGKPYFVDLRNALCGRNAPAYTADGVHNTDAGREGIAAAMLPAIRDRFSAMPSTTDGGK; encoded by the coding sequence TTGAAACGCTTTTTTTCCGCCCTGTGGAAAACCGTCAAATGGGGCGTCATCGGCGTCCTGTGCCTGGAAGTGCTGTCGTTTGCGGTTATAACCACCACCAACTGGATCATCTACGGCAATCTGCGCGAAGGCCCCAAGGCCGTTTACGATCCCTACGCGCTTTTTCTCATGGGCAACGGCATCTGGCCCACGGCCAATATCGGGTACGTCGAGAATCATCCCGAGCTTTCGCGCGTCATCTGGTTTTTCGGCGGCTCCACCATGCGGGCCAGCGCCGCGCCCTACCAGCATTCCATCCCGAGCCTGCTGGCCAAGACGCTCAATGCCACGGGCAAACCCTACGCCTACAACTGCTTCAATTTCGGGGTCAATTCCTTCAATTCCCTGCTCGAAGTGAAGTACCTCGAAAAACAGCTCATCGAGTATCCCATCCGGCCCCAACTGGTGGTCTTTTACGACGGGGCCAACGACGCCAACTACTTTGCCGTGCAAAAAACGCCCTATGCCCATGAGGGCCGCGAACGGGTCAAGGGCGTCATCGAAAGCTACTACAAGGCCGGTTACGGTATCCTCAAGCCGCTTAACGCCGCCTACTACGCCTCGTTTACCCGGGAACTGCTGCAAAAGCTGCTTTACACCGCCAAGCCGGTCGACCCGGATTCGCCGGAACTGGCCAAATTCGTGGACCTGACCGTCAAGCGCTACGACTTCGCCAACACGGTATGCGCGGCCTACGGGGCGCGGTTTCTGCTCTTCCTGCAACCGGTCTACTGGGTCGAGACCTGCCACGGGGAAAACGCGGCCGTGGCGGCCAGCGAAAAAAAGACGATTCTCGGCCGCAAGACCTTTCCCCACGTGCGCGACAACTTCATGACCGTTTACGCCGCCCTGGAAAAAGGACTGGCCGGCAAACCCTATTTCGTGGACCTTCGAAACGCCCTGTGTGGGCGTAACGCCCCGGCCTACACGGCCGACGGCGTCCATAACACCGATGCCGGGCGCGAGGGCATCGCGGCGGCCATGCTGCCGGCCATCCGCGACCGCTTTTCCGCCATGCCCAGCACGACCGACGGAGGGAAATGA
- a CDS encoding DUF1134 domain-containing protein: MGEQPAGSPPPPPGGATPINGQTNFTPPPPPPPSPPTKSQTYNRKEVNREVMGFFESGSRGLAEMVARAFNDLGQPSGFIKGNEAGGALIVGLRYGTGTLYLKGRKPVPVYWQSPSIGLDLGVNAGKVFTLVYGLTSPDQLFQRFPGVDGSVYILGGFGMNYQRTEGITLAPIRFGVGLRLGANVGYQDYTRTQEINPF; this comes from the coding sequence ATGGGCGAACAACCGGCCGGCTCCCCGCCGCCTCCTCCGGGCGGAGCAACGCCCATCAACGGCCAGACCAATTTCACGCCGCCGCCCCCACCGCCTCCGTCGCCGCCCACCAAGAGCCAGACCTACAACCGCAAAGAGGTCAACCGCGAGGTCATGGGCTTTTTCGAAAGCGGTTCGCGCGGCTTGGCGGAAATGGTGGCCCGGGCCTTCAACGACCTCGGCCAGCCCTCGGGCTTCATCAAAGGCAACGAGGCCGGCGGGGCGCTGATCGTCGGGCTGCGCTATGGCACGGGCACACTCTACCTCAAGGGCCGCAAGCCGGTTCCGGTGTACTGGCAAAGCCCGTCGATCGGGCTCGATCTCGGCGTCAACGCGGGCAAGGTCTTCACCCTGGTCTACGGCCTGACCAGTCCCGACCAGCTCTTCCAGCGGTTTCCGGGCGTGGACGGCAGCGTCTACATCCTCGGCGGCTTCGGCATGAACTACCAGCGTACCGAGGGCATCACCCTGGCCCCCATTCGTTTCGGCGTGGGGCTGCGCCTGGGGGCCAATGTCGGCTACCAGGACTACACCCGCACCCAGGAGATCAATCCGTTCTAA
- a CDS encoding EAL domain-containing protein, translating into MIGNGARSGGDVIAHTIDSPCPGQPETDNGLGGRVPSILVVEDERIVALDLKVILKRLGYTLAGITTSGADAVELCDALRPDLVLMDIFLKGDMDGVDAACVIQSECDIPVIFLTSHTDQVTLQRAKRTAPYGYVLKPVDENWLRTAVEVAIFKHRTEQELKKSEQRYRHLFSGMLNAFLLLELQPPDMGGDGRGNLRILEANPSFERITGLSRSEVIGHLLTEVFPGIEPFWLDTLGETAKSGRSQRFENVLADCNMFFLAQAYSPQPGQVAVVLEDVTERKSGEERLRYRTFHDALTGLPNRALCLDRITRAIERARRRSNYIYALLFLDVDRFKLINDSLGHLAGDELLKRVGERLRHEVRQLDTVARVGGDEFVLLLEEIATPADALHIVKAVRERLRTPFTIAKRQFYVTASMGVVLGPADYERPEELMQNAAIAMNEARKAGWGRVRVFEWSMRQRAERVMDLETNLRQALNHREFVLHYQPIFDLKTLAPCGVEALVRWRRPTGELVPPDEFIPAAEESGMIIPLGAMVLTEACRAMGRLRRGVLGGNSFFMSVNLSARQFTQPDLVKQVVQALRNEHMKPGDLKLEITESVLMEHPESAMLKLRGLQDFGVGIGIDDFGTGYSSLAYLQRFPLNTLKVDRGFVSGMEEHGNRAIVRSVIGLAHSLGYDVVAEGIETESQLHDLAGLGCDLGQGFLYARPMEEEALTSFLEGKEGARGETL; encoded by the coding sequence ATGATCGGTAACGGAGCGCGATCCGGGGGTGATGTGATCGCCCACACCATCGACTCGCCTTGCCCGGGACAGCCGGAAACGGACAACGGCCTGGGCGGGCGCGTGCCGAGCATTCTTGTGGTCGAGGACGAGCGAATCGTCGCCCTTGACCTCAAGGTCATCCTGAAACGGCTGGGCTACACCCTGGCCGGGATCACCACTTCCGGAGCCGATGCGGTGGAGCTTTGCGACGCCCTGCGCCCGGACCTCGTCCTCATGGACATCTTTCTCAAGGGCGACATGGACGGCGTGGACGCCGCCTGTGTGATCCAGTCCGAATGCGACATCCCGGTCATCTTCCTGACGTCCCACACCGACCAGGTCACCCTCCAGCGGGCCAAGCGCACCGCCCCTTACGGCTACGTGCTCAAGCCCGTGGACGAGAACTGGCTGCGCACGGCCGTGGAAGTGGCCATCTTCAAGCACCGCACCGAGCAGGAGCTTAAAAAAAGCGAGCAGCGTTACCGCCACCTGTTTTCCGGCATGCTCAACGCCTTTTTGCTCCTGGAGCTCCAGCCGCCCGACATGGGGGGCGATGGGCGGGGCAATCTGCGGATTCTCGAGGCCAACCCGTCCTTCGAGCGCATAACGGGCCTTTCCCGGTCCGAGGTGATCGGCCACCTCCTGACGGAGGTGTTTCCGGGCATCGAGCCTTTTTGGCTGGATACGCTTGGCGAAACGGCCAAAAGTGGCCGTTCGCAGCGCTTCGAGAACGTCCTGGCCGACTGCAACATGTTTTTCCTGGCTCAGGCCTATTCCCCCCAGCCCGGACAGGTGGCCGTGGTCCTGGAAGACGTCACCGAGCGCAAGTCCGGCGAGGAGCGGCTGCGGTACCGCACCTTCCACGACGCCCTGACCGGATTGCCCAACCGGGCCCTTTGCCTCGACCGCATCACCCGGGCCATCGAGCGGGCCAGACGGCGTTCCAATTACATCTATGCCCTGCTGTTCCTGGATGTCGATCGGTTCAAGCTTATAAACGACAGCCTGGGCCATCTCGCCGGCGACGAACTGCTCAAGCGCGTGGGGGAACGGTTGCGCCACGAGGTGCGCCAACTCGACACCGTGGCCCGTGTCGGCGGCGACGAGTTCGTGCTGCTTCTGGAAGAGATCGCCACCCCGGCCGACGCGCTGCATATCGTCAAGGCCGTGCGCGAACGCCTGCGCACGCCCTTCACCATCGCCAAACGGCAGTTCTACGTCACCGCCAGCATGGGCGTGGTCCTGGGGCCGGCCGATTACGAGCGGCCCGAGGAACTCATGCAAAACGCGGCCATCGCCATGAACGAGGCGCGCAAGGCCGGCTGGGGCCGGGTGCGCGTGTTCGAGTGGTCCATGCGCCAGCGGGCCGAGCGGGTGATGGACCTGGAAACCAACCTGCGCCAGGCGCTCAATCACCGGGAATTCGTCCTGCACTACCAGCCGATCTTCGATCTGAAGACGCTTGCGCCGTGCGGCGTGGAGGCGCTGGTGCGCTGGCGTCGTCCCACGGGCGAACTCGTGCCCCCGGACGAGTTCATCCCGGCCGCCGAGGAAAGCGGGATGATCATTCCCCTTGGCGCGATGGTCCTGACCGAGGCCTGCCGGGCCATGGGCCGATTGCGGCGCGGGGTGCTGGGCGGGAACAGCTTTTTCATGTCCGTCAACCTGTCGGCGCGGCAGTTCACCCAGCCGGATCTGGTCAAGCAGGTGGTCCAGGCGCTGCGCAACGAACACATGAAGCCGGGCGACCTCAAGCTCGAGATCACCGAAAGCGTGCTCATGGAGCACCCGGAATCGGCCATGTTGAAGCTGCGCGGGTTGCAGGATTTCGGCGTCGGCATCGGCATCGACGATTTCGGCACCGGTTACTCCTCCCTGGCCTACCTCCAGCGCTTTCCCCTCAACACCCTCAAGGTGGACCGGGGGTTCGTTTCCGGCATGGAGGAGCACGGCAACCGGGCCATCGTGCGATCGGTCATCGGCCTGGCCCACAGCCTGGGCTACGACGTGGTGGCCGAGGGTATCGAGACGGAAAGCCAGCTTCACGATCTGGCCGGACTCGGTTGCGACCTGGGCCAGGGCTTCCTCTACGCCCGCCCCATGGAGGAGGAGGCGCTGACGAGTTTTTTGGAGGGGAAAGAGGGTGCGAGAGGGGAAACCCTTTGA
- a CDS encoding septal ring lytic transglycosylase RlpA family protein, giving the protein MPHRPSSLFYRSAIRLALGLVAALALWGCAAKAPIPRSSRTPATMRPYTIKGVTYRPLHTARGYDEKGIASWYGPGFHGRLTSSGETYDQHQMTCAHKLLPMQTMVRVTNLQNGRSCVLRVNDRGPFVSGRIVDLSLAGAKTLGVYGLGTAKVRVQVEGEVPGATPDGELPGPFFVQVGAFADRRNAERLLSRLFASGYAGSRINYKEIDGTRYFRVHAGIFATPAEADVARLRLATVFDGAFVIAQ; this is encoded by the coding sequence ATGCCGCACCGTCCTTCCAGTCTTTTTTACCGGTCGGCGATCCGTCTCGCTCTCGGCCTGGTCGCGGCCCTGGCCTTGTGGGGTTGCGCGGCCAAAGCGCCGATCCCCCGTTCCTCCCGCACTCCGGCCACCATGCGCCCCTATACGATCAAGGGCGTCACCTATCGGCCGCTGCACACGGCCAGGGGGTATGACGAGAAGGGCATCGCTTCCTGGTACGGTCCGGGTTTTCACGGGCGTCTGACCTCGAGCGGGGAGACGTACGACCAGCACCAGATGACCTGCGCGCACAAGCTTCTTCCCATGCAGACCATGGTGCGGGTGACGAACCTGCAAAACGGGCGCAGTTGCGTGCTGCGGGTCAACGATCGCGGGCCGTTCGTGTCCGGACGCATCGTCGACCTGTCCTTGGCCGGGGCCAAGACCCTGGGTGTCTACGGCCTGGGCACAGCCAAAGTGCGGGTGCAGGTGGAAGGGGAGGTGCCGGGGGCGACGCCGGACGGCGAATTGCCCGGCCCGTTTTTCGTGCAGGTGGGGGCTTTTGCCGACAGGCGTAACGCCGAGCGGCTGTTGTCGCGGCTTTTCGCCTCCGGCTACGCCGGGTCGCGCATCAACTACAAGGAGATCGACGGCACCCGGTATTTCCGGGTCCACGCCGGCATCTTCGCCACGCCGGCCGAGGCCGATGTGGCGCGCCTGCGTCTGGCCACGGTTTTCGACGGGGCGTTCGTCATCGCGCAGTAG
- a CDS encoding integration host factor subunit alpha encodes MNGKTLTKADIVDYIYEKTERNRAEVKVLVDHLLELMKQSIKKDHSLLVSGFGKFESYDKKARKGRNPQTNESIMLPPRKVVVFRLSRKFRAELNPDEVL; translated from the coding sequence ATGAACGGAAAAACGCTCACCAAGGCCGACATCGTCGATTACATCTACGAAAAGACCGAACGCAACCGGGCCGAGGTCAAGGTGCTGGTCGACCACCTGCTCGAACTGATGAAGCAGTCCATCAAAAAGGACCACTCGCTTCTGGTCAGCGGCTTCGGCAAGTTCGAGTCCTACGACAAGAAAGCCCGCAAGGGCCGCAACCCCCAGACCAACGAATCCATCATGCTGCCGCCGCGCAAGGTGGTGGTGTTTCGGCTCTCGCGCAAGTTCCGGGCCGAACTCAACCCCGACGAAGTGCTGTAG
- a CDS encoding HIT family protein — MSEADCIFCKIVKGDIPCARIYETEHVLAFLDVAPVAPGHALVIPKAHYATLFDLPEEVGGRLFAALAPVGRAIMAATKATGINVQMNNYESAGQVVFHAHLHLIPRRAGDGLALWPGQPYPDGATMEALARAARQALGTS, encoded by the coding sequence ATGTCGGAAGCGGACTGTATTTTTTGCAAAATCGTCAAGGGCGACATTCCCTGCGCCAGGATTTACGAAACCGAGCACGTGCTGGCCTTTCTCGACGTCGCGCCGGTGGCTCCGGGGCATGCCCTGGTCATCCCCAAGGCCCACTACGCCACCCTGTTCGACCTGCCCGAGGAAGTGGGCGGCCGCCTTTTCGCGGCGCTGGCCCCGGTGGGCCGGGCGATCATGGCCGCGACCAAGGCCACGGGCATAAACGTGCAGATGAACAATTACGAGTCCGCCGGTCAGGTGGTCTTCCACGCCCACCTGCACCTGATTCCCCGACGCGCCGGGGACGGCCTGGCCCTGTGGCCCGGGCAGCCCTATCCCGACGGCGCGACCATGGAAGCCCTGGCCCGGGCGGCACGGCAAGCCCTTGGCACTTCCTAG
- a CDS encoding radical SAM protein, with protein sequence MFVSPSCQESVVPATIPGCDRGRFFRHPEPETPRSRVWPVFVTFQGCPGRCLFCAQHLQSGQAAQPLSRVLAAMTTELEAAGRQGRGPYELAFYGGVFTALPEPWPQRFLEAAGRFRESGLITRVRCSTRPDACAPGLLARLAGAGLDMVELGAQTFDDAVLRTAGRGHDAAAVRRAAADVIRAGLGLGLQLLPGLPGHTPQGLARDAAEAAALAPEIVRLHPCLVVDGTPLAGLYREGRYVPWDLDTTLWALADVLPVLWRAGARVARIGLCPEPAFQAAVLAGPVHPALGARVRARALWRLVADEVRAMGGFAAGLAAPRRFAGEFFGHAGEMRPAYAALGLDRGNVRFEDRADFFLAAREV encoded by the coding sequence TTGTTCGTATCCCCAAGTTGTCAGGAAAGTGTCGTCCCGGCGACTATTCCGGGCTGTGACAGGGGCCGTTTTTTTCGCCATCCCGAGCCGGAAACGCCGCGTTCCCGGGTCTGGCCGGTTTTTGTGACATTCCAGGGATGCCCGGGCCGCTGCCTGTTTTGCGCCCAGCATCTCCAGTCCGGCCAGGCCGCGCAGCCGCTGTCCCGGGTGCTGGCGGCCATGACGACCGAACTCGAGGCGGCCGGCCGGCAGGGGCGCGGCCCGTACGAGCTGGCGTTCTACGGCGGGGTGTTCACGGCCTTGCCCGAACCCTGGCCGCAACGCTTTCTGGAGGCGGCGGGGCGGTTTCGGGAGTCCGGGCTTATTACGCGCGTGCGCTGTTCCACGCGCCCCGACGCCTGCGCTCCCGGGCTTTTGGCGCGCCTGGCCGGGGCGGGGCTGGACATGGTGGAATTGGGGGCGCAAACCTTCGACGACGCCGTGCTGCGGACCGCCGGCCGGGGCCATGACGCCGCCGCCGTGCGCCGGGCCGCCGCCGACGTGATCCGGGCCGGCCTTGGGCTCGGGTTGCAACTTTTGCCAGGGTTGCCGGGACATACGCCGCAGGGGCTGGCCCGGGACGCGGCCGAGGCCGCCGCGCTCGCCCCGGAAATCGTGCGCCTGCACCCGTGCCTGGTGGTCGACGGCACGCCCCTGGCCGGGCTGTACCGGGAAGGGCGCTACGTGCCCTGGGATCTGGACACGACGCTTTGGGCCCTGGCCGACGTGTTGCCGGTGCTGTGGCGGGCGGGGGCGCGGGTGGCCCGCATCGGGCTGTGTCCCGAACCCGCCTTTCAAGCCGCCGTGCTGGCCGGCCCCGTGCATCCGGCCCTTGGCGCGCGGGTCCGGGCCCGGGCGCTGTGGCGCCTTGTCGCGGACGAGGTCCGGGCCATGGGTGGTTTCGCGGCCGGGCTGGCCGCGCCCAGGCGTTTTGCCGGTGAGTTTTTCGGCCATGCCGGGGAGATGCGTCCGGCCTATGCCGCCCTGGGCCTTGACCGGGGAAACGTCCGCTTCGAGGATCGGGCGGATTTTTTCTTGGCGGCCCGCGAGGTTTGA
- a CDS encoding amidohydrolase family protein has protein sequence MHAREATLITAKSFGKGERERGEPFSKGFPSRLPLASLPLPLGPYAITARRIVTRLPPDGPPERLDDGAVVLAGRRILDVGPRRRVLAGFSGPVTDLGPATLVPGLVNAHVHLELSRLRGLSPRGLGFPAWAAWLMRQDLSPPSPDVLDAAVSEMVETGTGAVIDVGSRAGPAVAEALARAGLSGLVCHEYFGFRRLPPADIPPKLVAAVADAPGLAAAPSGHALYSTSPENLGRAREACRRLGAPFCLHLAEQAGETALLATGEGELAELLRGRVLPRGWRAPRRSPVAEARAQGLLGPTTLAVHAVWLDAADKKLLADTGTTVCLCPRSNAVIGVGTADAPGLLAAGVPFCLGTDSLASNDDLNLWNEVRALFAAYPDFSGRAVLAALSATPARLLGRECDLGLLAPGAMGGAAMVPDDLTEHFR, from the coding sequence ATGCATGCTCGCGAGGCGACACTCATCACGGCGAAAAGTTTCGGAAAGGGAGAGCGCGAGAGGGGAGAACCCTTTTCAAAGGGTTTCCCCTCTCGCCTGCCCCTTGCATCCCTTCCTCTCCCCCTCGGGCCGTACGCCATAACGGCCCGGCGCATCGTCACCCGGCTGCCGCCGGACGGGCCGCCGGAGCGCCTGGACGATGGGGCCGTGGTGCTGGCCGGCCGGCGCATTCTCGACGTCGGTCCCCGCCGCCGGGTCCTGGCCGGATTTTCCGGACCCGTTACCGACCTCGGCCCGGCCACCCTTGTTCCCGGACTCGTCAACGCCCACGTCCACCTGGAGCTGTCCCGGCTTCGCGGCCTGTCCCCGCGCGGGCTGGGCTTTCCCGCCTGGGCCGCCTGGCTCATGCGCCAGGATTTGTCGCCGCCGTCCCCGGACGTCCTCGACGCGGCCGTGTCGGAAATGGTCGAAACCGGCACCGGCGCGGTCATCGACGTGGGCTCCCGGGCCGGTCCGGCCGTGGCCGAGGCCCTGGCCCGGGCCGGGTTGTCGGGGCTCGTCTGCCACGAATATTTCGGCTTTCGCCGTCTGCCGCCGGCGGATATTCCCCCGAAGCTCGTCGCGGCCGTGGCCGACGCGCCGGGGCTTGCCGCCGCACCCAGCGGCCATGCCCTCTATTCCACCAGCCCCGAGAACCTGGGCCGGGCCAGGGAGGCCTGCCGGCGTCTTGGCGCGCCGTTTTGCCTGCATCTGGCCGAACAGGCCGGGGAAACGGCGCTTCTGGCCACGGGCGAGGGCGAGCTGGCGGAACTTTTGCGCGGCCGGGTCCTGCCACGGGGCTGGCGCGCGCCCAGGCGTTCCCCGGTGGCCGAGGCCCGGGCCCAGGGGCTTTTGGGGCCGACCACCCTGGCCGTGCACGCCGTGTGGCTGGATGCGGCGGATAAAAAGCTTTTGGCCGATACCGGCACGACCGTGTGCCTGTGTCCGCGCAGCAATGCCGTCATCGGCGTGGGCACGGCCGACGCGCCGGGCCTTCTCGCCGCCGGCGTGCCTTTCTGCCTGGGCACGGACAGCCTGGCCTCCAACGACGACCTGAACCTGTGGAACGAGGTCCGGGCGCTTTTCGCCGCGTATCCGGATTTTTCCGGCCGGGCGGTGCTCGCGGCTCTGAGCGCCACACCGGCCCGGCTGCTTGGCCGGGAGTGCGATCTGGGACTTTTGGCTCCCGGAGCCATGGGCGGGGCGGCCATGGTCCCGGACGACCTGACGGAGCATTTCCGCTAG
- a CDS encoding EAL domain-containing protein, whose amino-acid sequence MSCTLAESNYAVARQPIYLVDGGVYGYELLYRTVGGPNFAMVPSDAEATLAVLANGIQAISQDIGPDKKIFINFSKEILEKGYYSFLDPARFVLEVLETVSCNAAFAETLRGIGEAGYMLALDDYVGDPVFDAILPVVTFVKIDMLALRDDPDRLEAVVAACQARGKEILAEKVETEADLEFCRARDIPLAQGFYYSRPQVVTTRVLDAGQTTRLGLLAELAQPEVDMARVRETIAADVALTYKLLRHVNAASFYRGEPVESLRFALDLLGSKALWSWVTVNLLASLAATPRDLELAFVSAVRGRFLAQADQARGGVCHKGGGMCLLGLLSLLDAMLGLPMDKALSGLPIDAAIRDALLGRASTCQPCLALCKSYDGREPTPATRKLFVAFNLSDKAVAGAYYEALAWAAAMFRG is encoded by the coding sequence ATGAGTTGTACCTTGGCTGAGTCCAATTATGCCGTGGCCCGTCAGCCTATCTATCTGGTCGATGGGGGCGTGTACGGCTACGAATTGCTGTATCGCACCGTCGGTGGCCCCAATTTTGCCATGGTACCCTCGGACGCGGAAGCCACACTGGCCGTGCTGGCCAACGGCATCCAGGCCATCTCCCAGGACATTGGGCCGGACAAAAAGATTTTCATCAATTTTTCCAAGGAAATATTGGAAAAAGGCTACTACAGTTTCCTCGACCCGGCCCGGTTCGTGCTCGAGGTGCTGGAAACCGTCTCCTGCAACGCGGCGTTTGCGGAAACCCTGCGGGGTATCGGCGAGGCGGGGTACATGCTGGCTTTGGACGATTATGTGGGCGATCCGGTCTTCGATGCGATCCTGCCTGTCGTGACCTTCGTCAAGATCGACATGCTGGCCCTGCGCGACGACCCGGACAGGCTCGAGGCGGTCGTGGCCGCCTGTCAGGCCCGGGGCAAGGAGATTCTGGCCGAAAAGGTGGAGACCGAGGCCGACCTGGAATTTTGCCGCGCCCGGGACATCCCCTTGGCCCAGGGATTTTATTACAGCCGGCCCCAGGTGGTCACGACCAGGGTTCTGGACGCCGGCCAGACGACGCGGCTGGGGCTTTTGGCCGAACTGGCCCAGCCGGAGGTCGACATGGCCAGGGTGCGCGAGACCATCGCCGCGGACGTGGCCCTGACCTACAAGCTCCTGCGCCACGTCAACGCCGCGAGTTTTTACCGGGGCGAGCCCGTCGAGTCCCTGCGGTTCGCCCTCGACCTCCTTGGCAGCAAGGCCCTGTGGAGCTGGGTGACCGTCAATCTGCTCGCTTCCCTGGCCGCCACGCCCCGGGATCTGGAGCTGGCTTTCGTTTCGGCCGTACGGGGACGCTTTCTGGCCCAGGCCGACCAGGCGCGCGGCGGCGTGTGCCACAAAGGGGGGGGCATGTGCCTGCTGGGGCTGCTCTCCCTGCTCGACGCCATGCTCGGCTTGCCCATGGACAAGGCGCTTTCCGGGCTGCCCATCGACGCCGCCATTCGCGATGCCCTGCTCGGGCGGGCAAGCACATGCCAACCGTGTCTGGCCCTGTGCAAAAGCTACGACGGCCGGGAACCCACCCCGGCCACGCGGAAGCTCTTTGTCGCCTTCAACCTCTCGGACAAGGCCGTTGCCGGCGCGTATTACGAGGCGCTGGCCTGGGCGGCCGCGATGTTTCGGGGATAG
- a CDS encoding helix-turn-helix transcriptional regulator: MAAAVRERDVALAKAIKFLGEEDFSRSLSTFVGKLTTFDNLIVIVYNGKGTPAVLYRQCKDPVVYLNMDRSYLTGAYQLDPFYHEHLKGADNGVRRLVEIAPSKLTRSDYFSAYYRQTTLVDEVAIFANLGGNKTVTACFGKDRSSGVAFAPDELKLLRSYEHVLSSLLEAQWKDYAFDRPGGEAKPASSESFRRAIATRTGIGLSPRQAEVAAFILQGHSTLSIGLHLGISPETVKVFRRQLYARCNISSQAELFALLMPLFSQLAAKQAARRKPAGKPIAAS, encoded by the coding sequence ATGGCGGCGGCAGTGCGGGAACGGGACGTGGCTTTGGCAAAAGCCATAAAATTCCTCGGGGAAGAGGACTTCTCCAGGTCATTGTCCACGTTTGTCGGCAAGCTGACGACGTTCGATAATCTCATCGTCATCGTCTACAACGGCAAGGGGACCCCGGCCGTGCTCTACCGGCAATGCAAGGATCCGGTCGTGTACCTGAACATGGACCGGAGCTACCTGACCGGAGCCTACCAGCTCGATCCCTTCTACCACGAACATCTCAAGGGCGCGGACAACGGCGTGCGGCGTCTCGTCGAGATCGCGCCGTCGAAGCTGACGCGCAGCGACTATTTTTCCGCCTACTACCGGCAGACGACCCTGGTGGACGAAGTGGCCATATTCGCCAATCTGGGCGGCAACAAAACGGTGACCGCCTGTTTCGGCAAGGATCGTTCGAGCGGCGTCGCGTTTGCGCCGGACGAACTCAAGCTGCTGCGCTCCTACGAACACGTCCTCAGTTCGCTGCTCGAGGCGCAATGGAAGGATTATGCGTTCGATCGACCGGGCGGCGAGGCCAAACCCGCCTCATCCGAGTCCTTCCGCCGGGCGATCGCCACCAGGACCGGCATCGGCTTGAGCCCGCGTCAGGCGGAAGTGGCCGCCTTCATTCTCCAGGGACATTCCACCCTTTCCATCGGCCTGCATCTGGGCATCAGCCCAGAAACCGTCAAGGTCTTTCGCCGGCAACTCTATGCCAGGTGCAACATTTCGTCCCAGGCCGAACTCTTCGCGCTCCTGATGCCGCTTTTTTCGCAACTCGCGGCCAAACAGGCCGCGCGCCGCAAGCCGGCCGGAAAGCCGATCGCGGCCTCCTGA